A genomic stretch from Pectinophora gossypiella chromosome 13, ilPecGoss1.1, whole genome shotgun sequence includes:
- the LOC126371771 gene encoding uncharacterized protein LOC126371771, which translates to MTAHNCSYYNCTNSSEQKSMFRFPWDDVNRLKVWLENCGNMNIAHLPAENLRSRYLCIDHFNIKYVRNETGHRKRLQRSAVPEPYQTQDVQNRSSTSSPGSSGTFKVLTPKKVYKNKRLRDCELEELVEPPALAYQCNTPKRRRLSITEDTPKCKVLKKKLVLYLTITKCNTF; encoded by the exons atgactgcacacaattgttcttattataattgtacaaattcttcggaacagaagtcaatgttccgttttccgtgggatgacgtcaaccgcctaaaagtatggcttgagaattgcg gtaatatgaacattgcccacttgcctgcagaaaatttgcggtcaaggtatttatgcattgaccatttcaatatcaagtatgtacgaaatgagactggtcatagaaaaagactccagagaagtgcagttccagaaccatatcagactcaagacgttcaaaatcgctcaagcacttcctcaccag gttcatcaggtacttttaaagtactgacaccgaaaaaggtgtacaaaaataaacggcttcgcgactgcgaacttgaagagctcgtggagccgccagcattagcataccagtgcaacacgccgaagagaagacggttgtcaattactgaagacacgccaaaatgcaaagtgttaaaaaagaaattagtattgtatctaacaataacaaaatgtaataccttttga
- the LOC126371982 gene encoding uncharacterized protein LOC126371982 translates to MAGKTVSFNTNCDLIDSQLESLAKWLSCNGEVWGVGPTAVFASAAALFLYHELEATIFVAGGDQVHVSLLEKTLVSTMVAGMLALMIHIWVCSMRFFQYYLDTLIRDSPSVLLEMTTAGLLGGQAEMVPLGPLTRFLRQQQPQIHITFCWFLSLCYADYVRKHYCQRFNMPYLEQWQTELHERASRGVSKTMQRVNSFVGAVHQRLRGYAPTNAQQTNEAHTGSCTPKQTASGCTSKMSWGCRRSSDSALATKDGRELCVRLVSQSSETTADAIEKLRSYISATRCSCCAPPIPGISDASNTEKPTKTGGFPLEKNGNPAL, encoded by the exons ATGGCGGGTAAAACCGTGAGCTTCAACACGAATTGC GACCTTATCGACTCGCAACTCGAGAGCTTGGCAAAATGGCTGAGCTGCAACGGCGAGGTTTGGGGCGTGGGCCCTACCGCCGTATTCGCCAGCGCCGCCGCCCTCTTCCTCTACCATGAGCTGGAGGCTACCATCTTCGTCGCCGGCGGGGACCAGGTCCATGTGTCGCTGCTCGAGAAGACACTTGTT TCGACGATGGTTGCTGGAATGCTGGCGCTGATGATCCACATCTGGGTGTGCTCCATGCGGTTTTTCCAGTACTACCTGGATACGCTCATCAGAGAC AGTCCAAGCGTCCTCCTAGAAATGACGACCGCAGGCCTGTTAGGAGGGCAGGCGGAGATGGTTCCCCTTGGTCCACTGACCCGCTTCCTCCGGCAGCAGCAGCCGCAGATCCACATCACCTTCTGCTGGTTCCTCTCCCTCTGTTACGCCGACTACGTCAGGAAGCACTACTGCCAGAGATTCAATATGCCGTACTTGGAACAGTG GCAAACCGAGCTGCACGAGCGCGCCTCGCGGGGGGTGAGCAAGACCATGCAGAGGGTCAACAGCTTCGTCGGAGCCGTCCATCAACGGCTGCGTGGATACGCGCCAACCAACGCCCAGCAGACCAATGAGGCGCATAC TGGGAGCTGCACACCCAAGCAGACCGCCAGCGGATGCACGAGCAAGATGTCGTGGGGGTGCCGGCGAAGCAGCGACTCCGCTCTGGCCACGAAAGACGGCCGGGAGCTCTGCGTCCGGCTCGTCAGTCAGTCCAGCGAGACGACCGCAGACGCCATTGAGAAACTGCGCTCTTATATATCC GCCACAAGATGTTCGTGTTGCGCTCCACCGATCCCCGGCATCAGCGATGCTAGCAATACAGAAAAGCCAACGAAGACTGGAGGATTTCCCTTGGAGAAAAATGGCAACCCTGCCCTTTGA